The following are from one region of the Strix uralensis isolate ZFMK-TIS-50842 chromosome 4, bStrUra1, whole genome shotgun sequence genome:
- the SNAP23 gene encoding synaptosomal-associated protein 23 translates to MAELSPEEIQLRANQVTDESLESTRRILGLAIESQDVGIKTISMLDEQGEQLNRIEEGMDQINKDMREAEKTLTELNKCCGLCVCPCNRTKNFEASKAYRATWGDGTENSADHVISMQPRSLNQQQPQTSGGPSGGYITRITNDAREDEMDENLAQVGNILGNLKNMALDMGNEIDAQNKQIDRINVKADTNRERIEQANIRAKKLIDN, encoded by the exons ATGGCTGAACTATCGCCTGAAGAAATTCAGCTGAGGGCCAACCAGGTCACTGATGAG TCTTTGGAAAGCACAAGGAGGATTCTTGGCCTGGCCATTGAG TCCCAGGATGTCGGCATCAAAACTATCAGCATGCTGGATGAACAGGGAG AACAACTAAATCGCATAGAAGAAGGCATGGACCAGATAAATAAGGATATGAGAGAAGCTGAGAAGACACTGACAGAGCTCAACAAATGCTGTGGTCTCTGTGTCTGTCCTTGTAACAG GACGAAGAACTTCGAGGCTAGCAAGGCATACAGAGCAACCTGGGGAGATGGAACGGAAAATTCAGCGGATCATGTGATTTCCATGCAACCAAGAAGCTTAAATCAGCAGCAGCCTCAGACTTCTGGAGGACCAAGTGGTGGATATATTACAAG GATAACAAATGATGCCAGAGAAGACGAAATGGATGAAAATCTTGCTCAAGTGGGAAACATTCTTGGAAATTTGAAAAACATGGCTTTGGATATGGGCAATGAGATTGATGCCCAGAATAAACAAATAGACCGAATAAATGTAAAG GCTGATACAAACAGGGAACGCATTGAGCAAGCCAACATCAGAGCCAAGAAACTAATTGACAATTAA